Proteins encoded by one window of Rhineura floridana isolate rRhiFlo1 chromosome 9, rRhiFlo1.hap2, whole genome shotgun sequence:
- the INO80B gene encoding INO80 complex subunit B, translating into MSKAWRRGEAGGSRMEGAGRGDEDESSNHGSHKKKHKKHKKKHKKRHHREDVGLPAVEPIASLPKPQLKLKIKLGGQILGTKSVPTFTVIPERPRSPSPLMVVDDEDEPTEGVPIEQYRAWLDEDSNLEPSPLPELDTEEQRWLDALERGELDDNGELKKEVDESLLTARQRALLHKQQSQPLLELPMGYKAKELTEEMLVKREERARKRRLQAAKKAEENKNQTIERLTKTSKAKVKTLRERKAKGVVAPMVCYRNAANGITVSFPPGAATPLRSSLPPAVPPPTTCGVGGCLNLKRYSCSLTGVPLCSLACYKKNLQLQQVAA; encoded by the exons ATGAGCAAAGCGTGGCGAAGGGGAGAGGCCGGCGGCAGCAGGATGGAGGGTGCCGGGCGGG gtGATGAAGATGAATCCAGCAACCATGGCTCCCACAAGAAGAAGCACAAGAAGCATAAAAAAAAGCACAAGAAGAGGCACCACCGTGAGGATGTTGGCCTGCCAGCTGTAGAGCCAATTGCTTCCCTCCCCAAGCCTCAGCTGAAGCTCAAAATCAAGCTTGGAGGCCAGATCTTGGGCACTAAGAG TGTGCCAACTTTTACTGTCATCCCAGAGAGGCCACGCTCTCCCTCCCCACTTATGGTTGTGGATGATGAGGATGAGCCAACGGAAGGGGTGCCCATTGAACAATATCGTGCATGGCTGG ATGAGGACAGCAATCTGGAGCCATCTCCCCTGCCAGAGCTCGATACAGAAGAGCAGCGCTGGCTGGATGCCCTGGAGCGGGGGGAGCTGGATGACAACGGAGAGCTCAAGAAGGAGGTGGATGAATCCCTGCTCACAGCCAGGCAG AGAGCCCTCTTGCACAAGCAGCAGAGCCAACCGCTGCTGGAGCTGCCAATGGGTTACAAAGCCAAGGAGCTGACAGAGGAGATGTTGGTGAAGCGAGAGGAGCGGGCTCGCAAGCGGCGCCTCCAGGCTGCCAAGAAGGCAGAGGAGAACAAGAACCAAACCATTGAACGCCTCACCAAGACCAGCAAGGCCAAAGTGAAGACGCTGCGAGAGCGCAAGGCCAAAGGAGTGGTGGCCCCCATGGTCTGCTACCGCAACGCTGCCAATGGTATCACTGTCTCCTTCCCTCCAGGAGCCGCCACTCCTCTTCGGTCCTCCCTTCCACCTGCTGTGCCTCCACCCACCACTTGTGGAGTCGGGGGCTGCCTCAACCTCAAGCGGTACTCCTGTTCTCTCACAGGGGTGCCCCTCTGCAGCCTGGCCTGTTACAAGAAGAACTTGCAGCTCCAACAGGTGGCAGCCTAG
- the MOGS gene encoding mannosyl-oligosaccharide glucosidase yields MARERRRKVLEAGRFQEKGPRAAARKERLGARKPRLGQLCALLALASGALGCAAFAYSLYARRWLAGRAVTLHPAPRILEPNSSSPAVAPQLFWGSYRPHVYFGMKTRSPQSLVAGLMWMHQLEGDIHLRHTCEQSDSLPRYGWLLHDGINFGVQEIHDIGFSLQTEFLKRPGGQHGGDWSWRITARPERTGPQVPFISLLLYVATDGQGMLQPVVEEKTARLASVTGTTEELGHFTITFQQPTTEAGTTPLYASYNYLQAKAAGLNRLSDVVRASLTPRFAYAPLGAPKRRYFGVDTYRGTPGEGKPGSQLLVHQVTVALPCRLEVAFESGSVADRPGQLVGEALTQGLGQHVAAFERRFEATFQLARKGYSLQEQHFARALLSNMLGGMGYFYGHSLVQSPHAELPQAYPEGPLFTAVPSRSFFPRGFLWDEGFHQLLLARWDPALSQEVLAHWLDLMNAEGWIPREQILGEEARAKVPAEFVVQHSSAGNPPTLFLALRQLLAQGTGETSYLRRLYPRLQSWYSWYNHTQAGPLPYTFRWRGRDQDTQMFLNPKTLTSGLDDYPRASHPSPDERHLDLRCWMALASAVMAEVATRLGEPAGDYQHMAEVLADNQLLEQHHWAQALGTFADYGNHTQAVALEREKLRPPPPGQPLPTPRLLRVARKPPKLQFVGGAFGYVSLFPLLLQLLRPDSQHLGSLLADMRSEKHLWTPFGLRSLSRTSLFYLKHNTEHDPPYWRGPIWININFLAVRALHYYSQMEGPYRQQAATLYQELRANVIRNVFQQYLESGYVWEQYCDHTGKGQGCYPFTGWSALVVLMMAEDY; encoded by the exons ATGGCCCGGGAGCGGAGGCGGAAAGTCCTCGAAGCGGGGCGGTTTCAGGAGAAGGGGCCCCGGGCTGCGGCGAGGAAGGAGCGGCTGGGCGCGAGGAAGCCCCGGCTCGGGCAGCTCTGCGCTCTCCTGGCGCTGGCCTCGGGGGCGCTGGGCTGCGCCGCCTTCGCCTACAGCCTCTACGCGCGGCGGTGGCTCGCGGGTCGCGCCGTCACCCTCCACCCGGCCCCCCGCATCCTAGAGCCCAACAGCAGCAGCCCCGCCGTCGCGCCCCAGCTCTTCTGGGGTTCCTACCGGCCCCACGTCTACTTCGGCATGAAGACCCGGAGCCCCCAGTCGCTGGTCGCAG GCCTCATGTGGATGCACCAGCTGGAGGGGGACATCCATCTGCGCCACACATGCGAGCAAAGTGACAGCCTCCCACGCTATGGCTGGCTGCTTCACGACGGCATCAATTTTGGGGTCCAAGAGATCCACGACATTGGCTTCAGCTTGCAGACGGAGTTTTTGAAGCGCCCTGGGGGCCAGCACGGAGGAGACTGGAGCTGGAGGATCACTGCTCGACCTGAG AGGACTGGGCCCCAGGTCCCCTTCATCTCCTTGCTCTTGTACGTGGCAACTGATGGGCAGGGGATGCTGCAGCCTGTGGTAGAGGAAAAGACAGCCCGGCTGGCATCCGTGACAGGCACGACGGAGGAGCTGGGCCACTTCACCATCACCTTCCAGCAACCCACCACTGAGGCTGGTACAACACCTCTGTATGCCAG ttacAACTACCTGCAGGCAAAGGCCGCAGGGCTGAACCGCCTGAGTGATGTGGTGAGAGCCAGCCTGACCCCTCGCTTTGCCTACGCCCCACTAGGGGCACCCAAGCGCCGCTACTTTGGGGTGGACACGTACCGAGGCACGCCTGGGGAGGGCAAGCCAGGCAGCCAGCTCCTTGTTCATCAGGTCACTGTGGCCCTGCCCTGCCGCCTAGAAGTGGCCTTTGAGTCAGGGAGCGTGGCTGACCGCCCTGGGCAGCTGGTGGGAGAGGCCCTGACACAAGGCCTGGGCCAGCACGTAGCTGCCTTTGAGCGTCGCTTTGAGGCCACCTTCCAGCTGGCCCGCAAGGGCTACTCTCTGCAGGAGCAGCACTTTGCCAGGGCCCTGCTCAGCAACATGCTGGGTGGGATGGGCTATTTCTATGGGCACTCGCTGGTGCAGTCTCCTCACGCAGAACTCCCCCAGGCCTACCCGGAGGGACCCCTCTTCACAGCGGTGCCCTCCCGCTCCTTCTTCCCCCGGGGCTTCCTGTGGGACGAAGGCTTCCATCAGCTGCTCCTGGCCCGCTGGGATCCAGCCCTGAGCCAGGAGGTGCTGGCCCACTGGCTCGATCTCATGAATGCTGAGGGCTGGATCCCACGTGAGCAGATCCTGGGCGAAGAGGCCCGCGCCAAGGTGCCTGCAGAGTTTGTGGTGCAGCACAGCAGCGCGGGCAACCCCCCCACCCTCTTCTTGGCATTGCGGCAGCTGCTGGCTCAGGGCACAGGGGAGACCAGCTACCTGCGGCGCCTCTACCCTCGTTTGCAAAGCTGGTACAGCTGGTACAACCACACGCAGGCTGGGCCGCTGCCCTACACCTTCCGCTGGCGTGGCCGAGACCAGGATACCCAGATGTTCCTCAACCCAAAGACCCTCACGTCTGGGCTGGATGACTACCCAAGGGCTTCTCACCCCTCTCCGGATGAGCGCCACCTGGATCTGCGCTGCTGGATGGCTCTTGCCTcagctgtcatggcagaggtggccACGCGGCTGGGGGAGCCAGCAGGGGACTACCAGCACATGGCGGAGGTCTTGGCTGACAACCAGCTGCTGGAGCAGCACCACTGGGCCCAGGCCCTGGGCACCTTTGCAGACTATGGGAACCACACCCAAGCCGTGGCCCTGGAGCGCGAGAAGCTTCGGCCCCCTCCCCCAGGCcagcctctccccaccccacggcTGTTGCGGGTGGCCCGCAAGCCCCCCAAGCTGCAGTTTGTGGGGGGTGCCTTTGGCTACGTGAGCCTCTTCCCTTTGCTGCTGCAGCTCCTGCGCCCCGATTCACAGCACCTGGGCAGCCTCCTGGCAGATATGCGCAGCGAGAAGCACCTGTGGACCCCCTTTGGCTTGCGCTCCCTCTCGCGCACAAGCCTGTTCTACCTCAAGCATAACACTGAGCACGATCCTCCTTACTGGAGGGGGCCCATTTGGATCAACATCAACTTCCTGGCCGTGCGGGCGCTGCACTACTATAGCCAAATGGAGGGGCCATATCGGCAGCAGGCGGCCACCCTGTACCAGGAGCTGCGAGCCAACGTCATTCGCAATGTCTTCCAGCAGTACCTGGAGAGTGGCTATGTCTGGGAGCAGTATTGTGACCACACCGGCAAGGGCCAAGGCTGCTACCCTTTCACAGGCTGGTCGGCCCTGGTGGTGCTCATGATGGCTGAGGACTATTAG
- the LOC133363955 gene encoding programmed cell death protein 4-like isoform X3 — protein MDGGDEPRAWTLQEKTLHEARLKAKAKRRLRRTSSRDSNRESLSEAGEPNPDPSSPKGKSHDRKSRMGKGRGLPKKGGAGGKGVWGAPGVVYSYQEPDARDPNYDEAVQGDTVYATVVPELEEEELEKKVQPMVMEYFEHGDTLEVVELLRELNLGGHKAAVPSLAVALSLEGKASHRELTSRLLSDLVGKVMGPEDIAAAFDRMLSDLPDLILDTPEAPQMLGQFIARAVADHALPLDFLERYKRRVDCEHARTALDRAAVLLRIKRDVNRLDNVWGVGGGQRPVKHLIKEVKCRMNLLLREYLLSGEVSEAEHCLRQLEVPHFHHELVYEAVVMVLESSGDTAVAMMVKLLKVLWQTGLVTLDQMNRGFQRVYDELGDISLDVPLAHCILERLVDLCFEEGVITKQLRDICPARGRKRFVSEGDGGQIKH, from the exons ATGGACGGAGGGGATGAGCCCCGGGCTTGGACCCTGCAGGAAAAGACTCTGCACGAAGCACGGCTGAAGGCAAAGGCAAAGCGGCGACTGCGGCGCACATCCTCTCGCGATTCCAACCGCGAATCCCTCTCGGAAGCAGGGGAGCCGAACCCCGACCCCAGCAGCCCCAAGGGGAAAAGCCATGACCGCAAATCCCGCATGGGCAAGGGCCGCGGACTGCCCAAAAAAG gTGGCGCAGGAGGCAAAGGCGTCTGGGGAGCACCTGGCGTGGTCTATAGCTACCAGGAGCCCGATGCCCGGGATCCCAACTATGACGAGGCAGTGCAG GGGGACACTGTCTATGCCACTGTGGTGCCTGAGCTGGAGGAAGAGGAGCTGGAGAAGAAGGTGCAGCCGATGGTGATGGAGTACTTTGAGCATGGGGACACTCTGGAAGTTGTG GAGCTGCTTCGGGAATTGAACTTGGGTGGGCACAAAGCAGCCGTGCCCTCCCTGGCCGTGGCACTGTCCCTGGAAGGCAAGGCCAGCCATCGGGAGCTGACGTCACGCCTGCTCTCTGACCTCGTGGGAAAGGTGATGGGCCCCGAAGACATCGCGGCTGCTTTCGACCGGATGCTGAGTGACCTCCCTGACCTTATCCTTGACACACCGGAGGCACCGCAG ATGCTGGGCCAGTTCATCGCACGGGCTGTGGCTGACCACGCGCTGCCCCTTGACTTCCTCGAGCGCTACAAGAGGCGTGTCGACTGTGAGCATGCTCG gaCTGCCCTGGATCGTGCTGCGGTCCTGCTGCGCATCAAGCGAGATGTCAACCGACTGGACaatgtgtggggagtgggcggtgGCCAGAGACCTGTCAAGCATCTTATCAAGGAGGTGaaatgcagg ATGAACCTCTTGCTCCGTGAGTACTTGCTTTCAGGGGAAGTGTCCGAGGCTGAGCACTGCCTGCGCCAGCTGGAGGTGCCACATTTCCACCACGAGCTTGTCTACGAG GCTGTGGTGATGGTGCTGGAGTCCTCAGGAGACACAGCAGTTGCCATGATGGTTAAGCTGCTGAAGGTGCTGTGGCAGACTGGCCTGGTGACGCTGGACCAGATGAACCGG ggctTCCAGCGGGTGTATGATGAGCTTGGAGACATCAGCCTGGACGTGCCGCTGGCCCACTGCATCCTGGAGCGACTGGTGGACCTCTGCTTTGAGGAGGGCGTCATCACCAAGCAGCTGAGAGACATCTGTCCTGCCCG GGGCCGGAAGCGCTTTGTCAGTGAGGGAGACGGTGGCCAAATTAAGCACTAG
- the LOC133363955 gene encoding programmed cell death protein 4-like isoform X2 codes for MFSASAIPARSGELPRGDRAPSLLGAEQAGYDDGSDEDLAEELMDGGDEPRAWTLQEKTLHEARLKAKAKRRLRRTSSRDSNRESLSEAGEPNPDPSSPKGKSHDRKSRMGKGRGLPKKGGAGGKGVWGAPGVVYSYQEPDARDPNYDEAVQGDTVYATVVPELEEEELEKKVQPMVMEYFEHGDTLEVVELLRELNLGGHKAAVPSLAVALSLEGKASHRELTSRLLSDLVGKVMGPEDIAAAFDRMLSDLPDLILDTPEAPQMLGQFIARAVADHALPLDFLERYKRRVDCEHARTALDRAAVLLRIKRDVNRLDNVWGVGGGQRPVKHLIKEMNLLLREYLLSGEVSEAEHCLRQLEVPHFHHELVYEAVVMVLESSGDTAVAMMVKLLKVLWQTGLVTLDQMNRGFQRVYDELGDISLDVPLAHCILERLVDLCFEEGVITKQLRDICPARGRKRFVSEGDGGQIKH; via the exons ATGTTCTCCGCCTCGGCCATCCCGGCCAGGTCGGGCGAGCTGCCGCGGGGCGACCGCGCCCCCTCCTTGCTG GGGGCAGAGCAGGCAGGCTACGACGATGGCAGTGATGAAGACCTGGCAGAGGAGCTGATGGACGGAGGGGATGAGCCCCGGGCTTGGACCCTGCAGGAAAAGACTCTGCACGAAGCACGGCTGAAGGCAAAGGCAAAGCGGCGACTGCGGCGCACATCCTCTCGCGATTCCAACCGCGAATCCCTCTCGGAAGCAGGGGAGCCGAACCCCGACCCCAGCAGCCCCAAGGGGAAAAGCCATGACCGCAAATCCCGCATGGGCAAGGGCCGCGGACTGCCCAAAAAAG gTGGCGCAGGAGGCAAAGGCGTCTGGGGAGCACCTGGCGTGGTCTATAGCTACCAGGAGCCCGATGCCCGGGATCCCAACTATGACGAGGCAGTGCAG GGGGACACTGTCTATGCCACTGTGGTGCCTGAGCTGGAGGAAGAGGAGCTGGAGAAGAAGGTGCAGCCGATGGTGATGGAGTACTTTGAGCATGGGGACACTCTGGAAGTTGTG GAGCTGCTTCGGGAATTGAACTTGGGTGGGCACAAAGCAGCCGTGCCCTCCCTGGCCGTGGCACTGTCCCTGGAAGGCAAGGCCAGCCATCGGGAGCTGACGTCACGCCTGCTCTCTGACCTCGTGGGAAAGGTGATGGGCCCCGAAGACATCGCGGCTGCTTTCGACCGGATGCTGAGTGACCTCCCTGACCTTATCCTTGACACACCGGAGGCACCGCAG ATGCTGGGCCAGTTCATCGCACGGGCTGTGGCTGACCACGCGCTGCCCCTTGACTTCCTCGAGCGCTACAAGAGGCGTGTCGACTGTGAGCATGCTCG gaCTGCCCTGGATCGTGCTGCGGTCCTGCTGCGCATCAAGCGAGATGTCAACCGACTGGACaatgtgtggggagtgggcggtgGCCAGAGACCTGTCAAGCATCTTATCAAGGAG ATGAACCTCTTGCTCCGTGAGTACTTGCTTTCAGGGGAAGTGTCCGAGGCTGAGCACTGCCTGCGCCAGCTGGAGGTGCCACATTTCCACCACGAGCTTGTCTACGAG GCTGTGGTGATGGTGCTGGAGTCCTCAGGAGACACAGCAGTTGCCATGATGGTTAAGCTGCTGAAGGTGCTGTGGCAGACTGGCCTGGTGACGCTGGACCAGATGAACCGG ggctTCCAGCGGGTGTATGATGAGCTTGGAGACATCAGCCTGGACGTGCCGCTGGCCCACTGCATCCTGGAGCGACTGGTGGACCTCTGCTTTGAGGAGGGCGTCATCACCAAGCAGCTGAGAGACATCTGTCCTGCCCG GGGCCGGAAGCGCTTTGTCAGTGAGGGAGACGGTGGCCAAATTAAGCACTAG
- the WBP1 gene encoding WW domain-binding protein 1: MERRPLAGREAQAGWAALLGRERQAREYCPGVSNQPYVCETGHCCGETGCCIYYYELWWFWLLWTVLILFSCCCAYRHRRAKLLLQQQQRQREINLIAYHGACNYPPSMMDLRMLASFKLPAYEEVAHRPTTPPPPYSAILGGSASHLGSSTLTLTGSSENYTSCSCESSCLTSPSSTSLSATEASTPSEAGEPEEGAGGCSSSPGGSWELASKSAPCSAPSPPRHALFSSTVELFEGDPQRGSDSEDAPDVMDEGEHFRHRRLTGDSGIEVGRGQDEEEAAGEESEEEAAHLLGKGLPCPPPGPEPHSLCVGQMEGEPEELASSPTLPV; this comes from the exons ATGGAGCGGAGGCCTCTGGCAGGCAGGGAGGCCCAGGCAGGGTGGGCCGCCCTGCTGGGCCGGGAGCGGCAG GCGCGCGAGTACTGCCCCGGGGTGAGCAACCAGCCGTACGTGTGCGAGACGGGCCACTGCTGCGGGGAGACGGGCTGCTGCATCTACTACTACGAGCTCTGGT GGTTCTGGCTCCTCTGGACCGTCCTGATCCTCTTCAGCTGCTGCTGCGCCTACAGGCACCGCCGCGCCAAACtgctcctccagcagcagcagcggcagcgggAGATCAACCTCATTGCTTACCACGGTGCCTGCAACTACCCCCCGTCCATGATGGATCTCA GGATGCTGGCTTCTTTCAAGCTGCCTGCCTACGAGGAGGTGGCGCACCGCCCAACCACCCCACCTCCCCCGTACAGTGCCATCCTGGGAGGGTCAGCCAGCCACCTGGGCTCCAGTACCTTGACACTGACAGGCAGCTCTGAGAACTATACCAGCTGCTCGTGTGAATCCAGCTGCCTGACGTCGCCCAGCAGCACCTCACTGTCAGCCACGGAGGCCAGCACCCCAAGTGAGGCAGGGGAGCCCGAGGAGGGGGCTggcggctgcagcagcagcccagggggCAGCTGGGAGCTGGCCAGCAAGTCAGCTCCCTGCTCTGCCCCCTCACCCCCCAGGCATGCCCTCTTCTCCTCCACCGTGGAGCTCTTTGAAGGGGATCCCCAGCGGGGCTCCGACAGCGAGGACGCACCAGACGTCATGGATGAAGGGGAACATTTCCGTCACCGCCGGCTGACGGGTGACTCTGGGATAGAGGTGGGACGTGGCCAGGATGAGGAAGAGGCCGCAGGGGAGGAGAGTGAGGAGGAGGCGGCCCACTTGCTTGGCAAGGggcttccttgtcctcctcctgGCCCTGAGCCCCACAGTCTGTGTGTGGGGCAGATGGAAGGTGAACCTGAAGAACTGGCCTCCTCACCTACGTTGCCTGTTTGA
- the LOC133363955 gene encoding programmed cell death protein 4-like isoform X1, with protein sequence MFSASAIPARSGELPRGDRAPSLLGAEQAGYDDGSDEDLAEELMDGGDEPRAWTLQEKTLHEARLKAKAKRRLRRTSSRDSNRESLSEAGEPNPDPSSPKGKSHDRKSRMGKGRGLPKKGGAGGKGVWGAPGVVYSYQEPDARDPNYDEAVQGDTVYATVVPELEEEELEKKVQPMVMEYFEHGDTLEVVELLRELNLGGHKAAVPSLAVALSLEGKASHRELTSRLLSDLVGKVMGPEDIAAAFDRMLSDLPDLILDTPEAPQMLGQFIARAVADHALPLDFLERYKRRVDCEHARTALDRAAVLLRIKRDVNRLDNVWGVGGGQRPVKHLIKEVKCRMNLLLREYLLSGEVSEAEHCLRQLEVPHFHHELVYEAVVMVLESSGDTAVAMMVKLLKVLWQTGLVTLDQMNRGFQRVYDELGDISLDVPLAHCILERLVDLCFEEGVITKQLRDICPARGRKRFVSEGDGGQIKH encoded by the exons ATGTTCTCCGCCTCGGCCATCCCGGCCAGGTCGGGCGAGCTGCCGCGGGGCGACCGCGCCCCCTCCTTGCTG GGGGCAGAGCAGGCAGGCTACGACGATGGCAGTGATGAAGACCTGGCAGAGGAGCTGATGGACGGAGGGGATGAGCCCCGGGCTTGGACCCTGCAGGAAAAGACTCTGCACGAAGCACGGCTGAAGGCAAAGGCAAAGCGGCGACTGCGGCGCACATCCTCTCGCGATTCCAACCGCGAATCCCTCTCGGAAGCAGGGGAGCCGAACCCCGACCCCAGCAGCCCCAAGGGGAAAAGCCATGACCGCAAATCCCGCATGGGCAAGGGCCGCGGACTGCCCAAAAAAG gTGGCGCAGGAGGCAAAGGCGTCTGGGGAGCACCTGGCGTGGTCTATAGCTACCAGGAGCCCGATGCCCGGGATCCCAACTATGACGAGGCAGTGCAG GGGGACACTGTCTATGCCACTGTGGTGCCTGAGCTGGAGGAAGAGGAGCTGGAGAAGAAGGTGCAGCCGATGGTGATGGAGTACTTTGAGCATGGGGACACTCTGGAAGTTGTG GAGCTGCTTCGGGAATTGAACTTGGGTGGGCACAAAGCAGCCGTGCCCTCCCTGGCCGTGGCACTGTCCCTGGAAGGCAAGGCCAGCCATCGGGAGCTGACGTCACGCCTGCTCTCTGACCTCGTGGGAAAGGTGATGGGCCCCGAAGACATCGCGGCTGCTTTCGACCGGATGCTGAGTGACCTCCCTGACCTTATCCTTGACACACCGGAGGCACCGCAG ATGCTGGGCCAGTTCATCGCACGGGCTGTGGCTGACCACGCGCTGCCCCTTGACTTCCTCGAGCGCTACAAGAGGCGTGTCGACTGTGAGCATGCTCG gaCTGCCCTGGATCGTGCTGCGGTCCTGCTGCGCATCAAGCGAGATGTCAACCGACTGGACaatgtgtggggagtgggcggtgGCCAGAGACCTGTCAAGCATCTTATCAAGGAGGTGaaatgcagg ATGAACCTCTTGCTCCGTGAGTACTTGCTTTCAGGGGAAGTGTCCGAGGCTGAGCACTGCCTGCGCCAGCTGGAGGTGCCACATTTCCACCACGAGCTTGTCTACGAG GCTGTGGTGATGGTGCTGGAGTCCTCAGGAGACACAGCAGTTGCCATGATGGTTAAGCTGCTGAAGGTGCTGTGGCAGACTGGCCTGGTGACGCTGGACCAGATGAACCGG ggctTCCAGCGGGTGTATGATGAGCTTGGAGACATCAGCCTGGACGTGCCGCTGGCCCACTGCATCCTGGAGCGACTGGTGGACCTCTGCTTTGAGGAGGGCGTCATCACCAAGCAGCTGAGAGACATCTGTCCTGCCCG GGGCCGGAAGCGCTTTGTCAGTGAGGGAGACGGTGGCCAAATTAAGCACTAG